Proteins from one Pseudomonas grandcourensis genomic window:
- a CDS encoding ATP-binding protein: MQFLEDSHGCSGWNGEMAGRIRAFDWSLTELGPLDSWSRSLSSAVQLMLASPLPMVMLWGQSGYMIYNDAYSKFAGGRHPYLLGSSVELGWPEVAEFNRHVVDTCLAGGTLSYRNKELVLLRDGVPEDVWMDLYYSPVADDDGRPAGVMSMVVETTERVISEQRRQVAEDAYRADNERVRLALNAGALLGSFVWDIKANVLSGDERYARTFSYPPGQDLQNLSQEIAESRIHPDDRSWVQERVRLSVETGEPYNVEYRIQRPDGSYLWVLASGCCEFNEQGEAFRFPGVLIDIHERKNAEESLLKFTRNLEQRVADEVEARLAAEEQLRQSQKLEAIGGLTGGVAHDFNNLLQVIAGNLHLLARHEPGNANVQRRVSASIAAVERGAKLSSQLLAFARRQPLSPAVFTLRQIFDGLAELLLRALGETLQVRMTAPEDSWNVFVDRNQLENAILNLAINARDALQGEGRIDLCAENIVLDSRFCAAKGIAPGDYVRVSVTDTGVGMPPQVLAQAFEPFFTTKADGQGTGLGLSMVFGFVKQSGGHIEIASEVGRGTRVQLYFPRTLRAAPSETPGPDVPQRGGHERILVVEDNEAVRVAAVELLREEGYQVLTATNGDVAMQMLLEGLPVDLIFTDVVMPGLIKSSDLAAWAKVQEPPVAVLFTSGHTRDIISRNHQLSSDTHLLSKPYNPEALRQMVRMVLNG; this comes from the coding sequence ATGCAGTTTCTAGAGGATAGCCACGGGTGCTCCGGGTGGAACGGCGAAATGGCCGGGCGCATTCGCGCGTTCGACTGGAGCCTGACCGAACTTGGTCCGCTCGATTCCTGGTCCAGGAGCCTGAGCAGCGCGGTGCAGTTGATGCTCGCGTCCCCGCTGCCGATGGTGATGCTCTGGGGCCAGTCCGGGTACATGATCTATAACGACGCTTACTCCAAGTTTGCCGGTGGGCGTCATCCATATCTGCTCGGCTCCTCTGTAGAACTGGGTTGGCCGGAAGTCGCCGAATTCAATCGCCATGTGGTCGACACCTGCCTGGCGGGCGGCACCTTGTCCTATCGCAACAAAGAGCTGGTGCTGCTGCGTGACGGGGTTCCGGAAGATGTCTGGATGGACCTCTATTACAGCCCGGTGGCTGATGATGACGGGCGCCCGGCCGGGGTCATGTCCATGGTGGTGGAAACCACGGAGCGGGTGATCTCCGAGCAACGGCGACAAGTGGCTGAAGACGCCTACCGCGCCGACAACGAACGGGTACGCCTGGCGCTGAACGCCGGCGCCTTGCTCGGTTCCTTTGTCTGGGATATCAAGGCCAACGTGCTGTCGGGTGACGAGCGCTACGCCCGCACGTTCTCTTATCCACCCGGGCAAGACCTGCAAAACCTGTCTCAGGAAATTGCTGAAAGCCGGATCCATCCGGATGACCGCAGTTGGGTTCAGGAGCGGGTCAGACTGTCGGTAGAGACGGGCGAGCCCTACAACGTCGAATACCGGATCCAGCGGCCTGACGGCAGCTACCTCTGGGTACTCGCCAGTGGTTGTTGCGAGTTCAATGAGCAGGGCGAGGCGTTTCGTTTCCCCGGCGTGTTGATCGATATTCACGAACGCAAGAACGCCGAAGAGTCCCTGCTCAAGTTCACCCGTAACCTGGAACAGCGGGTGGCCGATGAGGTCGAGGCGCGGCTGGCGGCGGAAGAACAACTGCGCCAGTCACAGAAACTCGAAGCCATCGGCGGCCTCACCGGCGGTGTGGCCCATGACTTCAACAACCTGCTGCAAGTGATCGCCGGCAACCTGCACCTGCTGGCGCGCCATGAGCCGGGCAACGCCAATGTGCAGCGCCGGGTCTCGGCGTCGATCGCCGCCGTCGAGCGCGGTGCCAAGCTGTCCTCGCAATTGCTTGCATTCGCCCGTCGCCAACCGTTGTCGCCCGCGGTCTTCACGTTGCGGCAGATTTTCGATGGCCTGGCGGAGCTGTTGTTGCGTGCCCTGGGTGAAACCCTTCAGGTTCGCATGACGGCCCCCGAAGACTCCTGGAATGTGTTTGTCGATCGCAATCAACTGGAAAACGCCATTCTCAATCTGGCGATCAATGCCCGTGACGCCCTTCAAGGCGAGGGCAGGATTGACCTTTGCGCGGAAAACATCGTCCTCGACAGCAGATTTTGCGCTGCAAAGGGCATTGCCCCCGGGGACTATGTGCGGGTGTCCGTGACGGATACCGGCGTCGGCATGCCGCCGCAGGTGCTGGCCCAGGCGTTCGAGCCGTTCTTCACCACCAAGGCCGACGGGCAGGGCACCGGCTTGGGCCTGAGCATGGTGTTTGGCTTCGTCAAGCAGAGTGGCGGTCATATCGAAATCGCCAGCGAGGTAGGGCGAGGGACCCGGGTGCAGTTGTACTTCCCGCGCACCTTGCGCGCGGCACCCAGCGAAACGCCGGGCCCTGATGTGCCACAACGGGGCGGGCACGAACGGATCCTGGTGGTCGAGGACAATGAGGCCGTGCGGGTGGCGGCGGTGGAGTTGTTGCGCGAAGAGGGCTATCAGGTCCTCACGGCCACCAACGGTGACGTCGCCATGCAAATGTTGCTGGAAGGGCTGCCGGTGGACCTGATATTCACTGACGTGGTCATGCCCGGCCTGATCAAGAGTTCGGACCTCGCGGCCTGGGCGAAAGTGCAGGAGCCACCGGTGGCCGTGCTGTTCACTTCGGGGCATACCCGCGACATCATCTCGCGCAATCACCAGCTCAGCTCCGACACCCACCTGCTGAGCAAACCCTACAATCCCGAAGCGCTCAGGCAGATGGTGCGCATGGTGCTCAACGGCTGA
- a CDS encoding GntR family transcriptional regulator: MTEKKLETTVDRVYQGVYEAISKRSLRPGMKLGEASLAELFNVSRTSVRAALKQLEADGLVTTEPNKGASVSLPSDEEIRSLFETRRLVEIGIVSELCRRRDTAVTQDLRDHLLLEDEAHQSGDHERLIHLLGEFHIKLARSLNNPVLLDWFQKLISRASLYAAALDDDSHEACRDDEHLRLIEYIEAGNQSAAIELTCMHLNGIEKAILDVAATLKSSYNPLKHLIEV, from the coding sequence ATGACGGAAAAGAAACTGGAAACCACGGTCGACCGCGTCTACCAAGGGGTTTACGAGGCGATCAGCAAACGCTCGTTGCGTCCGGGCATGAAACTCGGCGAAGCCTCTTTGGCCGAGCTGTTCAATGTCAGCCGCACGTCTGTCCGGGCCGCGCTCAAGCAATTGGAGGCCGACGGACTGGTCACCACCGAGCCCAATAAAGGTGCGTCGGTGTCGTTGCCGAGTGACGAAGAGATCCGTTCGCTGTTCGAAACCCGGCGTCTGGTCGAGATCGGTATCGTCAGCGAACTGTGCCGTCGGCGTGATACGGCGGTGACCCAGGACCTGCGCGATCATTTGCTGCTGGAAGATGAAGCGCATCAGAGCGGTGATCACGAACGACTGATTCACCTGCTCGGTGAGTTCCACATCAAACTGGCCCGCAGCCTCAACAACCCGGTGCTGCTGGACTGGTTCCAGAAGCTGATTTCCCGGGCGTCGCTGTATGCCGCCGCACTGGATGACGACAGCCACGAGGCCTGCCGCGACGACGAACACCTGCGGCTGATCGAATACATCGAAGCGGGCAACCAGAGCGCGGCCATCGAGCTGACGTGCATGCATTTGAATGGCATCGAGAAGGCCATTCTCGACGTCGCGGCCACGCTGAAAAGCAGTTACAACCCGCTAAAGCACTTGATCGAGGTGTAG